The bacterium genome contains the following window.
TTGACTTGCCTTGTCCAACTGGACCAACTACCAAAAAGAAACCTTGCTTCATTCTGGCAAAGCTTTCCAGAATTTCTGGTAACCCTAACTCCTTAAGTGTCTTTATTTTATTTTGAATAAGTCTAAGTGCAATAGTATGAGCACTTCTTTGTATATACGCATTACCTCTAAATCTTGACACTTCATTAAACTGATACGAGAAGTCCAACTCTTTATTGTCTAAAAATCTTTTACGAGAAGCTTCATCTATCATTAAATTTAACAAGGAATCAATATCATCATGTGTAAGAAGTGGTTTTTTAACTAATGGAATTAAAACCCCATTAACTCTAACTGTTGGATGTCTACCCTCAGACAAGTGTAAATCAGACGCCCCCTCTAGGGTAACTGTTGATAAAAGGTCTTTTAATTCTTGTTCGTAATTCATATTTTTTATTTTAATAGTTTAAAATTATATAGAAACACCTACCCTTCTATCTTTTGTTCTCTCTAAAAGAGCAAAAACTTCTGTGACAATTTCTGATGGAATAGATGTTGCCTTAACAATATAACCATCAACACCAAGACTTTTGGCCTTCTCAATATCAGATGGCTGTCCTTGATTACTAAGCATCATAATAGCAGCTCTCTTTGCTAGGCCGTCCACCCTGATTGCGTTCAACGCCTCTATGCCATCCATTACAGGCATTACAACATCCAGAAGAATGACATCAGGTTCGTATCCATCCTTTAGTTTGGTAACAGCAACCAAACCATTGCCAGCTAAAGTAACATCAAATCTATTATTGGTAAATTTTATTGAATACATATTCAATAAAAACTTATCATCATCCACAATCATTACTTTAAATGGTATATCTCCGTTCATGTTTTTATTATATCACAAAACAATTACAAAAAAATGTAGATAGTAACATTCCAACATAAAAAAAACACTTCTCTCTACGCAATAGATCTTACTAAACTTTACTGATTTCTTCCATCGGAATAACTTTATTTAAAGCCTTGATTGTAGCATCCTCTTTCATTAAAATCATACCTTGAGTTCTTGCATATTTTGTAATTGCAATTTCAGTTGGCTCTTTTAGAATAATTTCCTGCATTGTTTTATCCACCTCAAACATTTCAGTTACAGCGATTCTTCCTTTTGTTCCACGTGGACAATCTGGAGTGGGACTAATTTTATAGACGTCCTTCATTTCAGGAATAACCCCTCTAAATTCTGTTGGGATTTCTTCAAGGAATTTGTCAAAAATTGTCTTAATACTTCCTTCTACTGGAATTGTCGTAACAGCAGATTCATATGACTTACCAACAAGACGCTGTGCCATTCCCAAAATCAACGTAGGAGCAATAAGATAAGGGTCAATTCCCATGTCCACAAGTCTAGGGATAATACCAACAGCTGAGTTGGTGTGAATTGTTGATAGCACCAAGTGACCAGTAAGAGCGGCTTGAATAGCCAACTCCGCCGTCTCCTTATCTCTAATCTCTCCAACCATTATAATATCTGGGTCCTGGCGAAGAGTAGTACGCAATCCAGTTGCAAAAGTATATCCAATTTCTGGTCTAACCTGAGACTGACTTAATCCCTCAATATTATATTCAACCGGATCCTCAAGTGACAGCACATTGTTTTCTTCCAAATCAAGCTCCTTAACCATAGAATAAAGGGTTGTTGTCTTTCCAGATCCTGTAGGACCAGAAATAAGGATTAACCCATAAGGCTTATCTAATGCCTCTTTAATTAATTTAAGATTTCTCTCTGGAAACCCTAACTCATCAAGTTTTTGAACACTTTTTTGTTGATCCAAGATACGCATTTCAACTTTTTCTCCATAATATGTTGGAAATGTAGATACACGAAAGTCAATCTTTCTTCCGTCAATTCTTGCGGAAAAACGGTTATCTTGTGGCTTACGTTTTTCATCGAGCTTAATATTGGAAAGAATTTTAATACGCGCAACAAGAGCGTCGTGAACTTTTGCAGGCAAAACAATACTTGTATATAAAACACCGTCTACTCGGAAACGAACACGAACTCTATCCTTCATTGGTTCAATATGAACGTCAGATACTCCTCCCTCAATTGCATAACGTAAGATTGTTGCAACAATTTTTGTAACTGGCGCGTCTTCAATTATATTAGGTGCTCCCCCAACAGCAGGAGCCTTACCAAGATCACCTCTATCCTTCATCATTTCAACCTCTTCTGCTGAAAATTCAGTCTCTAAATCACCGAGAGCTTTATTAACTTCTCCGGCAATTCCATTATAAGCGGCTAATGCCTGGGTGAAATCATCCTCAGAGATAAGGAAGATTTTAAAAGGCATATTTGTCTTATTTGAAATAAAATTAAGAGCGTCTCTCGCCTCAATATTCTCAGGATCCACAATTCCAACCTCAAGAACTCCATCGGAAATACCAAGTGGAATAATTTTATAGTGATTTGCAGATTCTTCTGGAATATATTTTAAAACATCAAAAGCAATGTCCTTTCCGTCAAGTTCTCTTGTTGGTATTTTAAGATACTCACCTTTTGCTTTTACTATTGCTGTATTACTAATCTGTTTGGCACGCAAAATATCCTCTACAGATTGACCTGTGGTTGTTGCTTCATCTGATATGTATGGGATATCCTCCGCTGATATCACATTTTGCTTTGCTAATACGTCTAAAAAACTCATATTTATTTTATTATTGTGGAAGTGCCACTGGAACAGCTTTCTTTTTAGTAGCGCTTGATGTTGCGGCCGCTGGAGCGCTTGATGTTGCAGTTTTTGGAACGAGCACTGGAGATTTTACAGCGGAGGATGTAGCGGTTGAAGTTCCAGCCGTATTTGTAATATTACCAGATATATCCTGGAAACTACCTGATGATTGTCCGGAATCAGATCCGATTGGTGCAAAAGGATTTGGTCTACCAATTTCTTGGACTTGTATTTCTAGGTGATTATCAACTAACCCTAAAAATA
Protein-coding sequences here:
- a CDS encoding response regulator gives rise to the protein MNGDIPFKVMIVDDDKFLLNMYSIKFTNNRFDVTLAGNGLVAVTKLKDGYEPDVILLDVVMPVMDGIEALNAIRVDGLAKRAAIMMLSNQGQPSDIEKAKSLGVDGYIVKATSIPSEIVTEVFALLERTKDRRVGVSI
- a CDS encoding GspE/PulE family protein translates to MSFLDVLAKQNVISAEDIPYISDEATTTGQSVEDILRAKQISNTAIVKAKGEYLKIPTRELDGKDIAFDVLKYIPEESANHYKIIPLGISDGVLEVGIVDPENIEARDALNFISNKTNMPFKIFLISEDDFTQALAAYNGIAGEVNKALGDLETEFSAEEVEMMKDRGDLGKAPAVGGAPNIIEDAPVTKIVATILRYAIEGGVSDVHIEPMKDRVRVRFRVDGVLYTSIVLPAKVHDALVARIKILSNIKLDEKRKPQDNRFSARIDGRKIDFRVSTFPTYYGEKVEMRILDQQKSVQKLDELGFPERNLKLIKEALDKPYGLILISGPTGSGKTTTLYSMVKELDLEENNVLSLEDPVEYNIEGLSQSQVRPEIGYTFATGLRTTLRQDPDIIMVGEIRDKETAELAIQAALTGHLVLSTIHTNSAVGIIPRLVDMGIDPYLIAPTLILGMAQRLVGKSYESAVTTIPVEGSIKTIFDKFLEEIPTEFRGVIPEMKDVYKISPTPDCPRGTKGRIAVTEMFEVDKTMQEIILKEPTEIAITKYARTQGMILMKEDATIKALNKVIPMEEISKV